In Coriobacteriaceae bacterium, a single window of DNA contains:
- a CDS encoding nucleoid-associated protein gives MKINHAILHILDFDSAVNVMSQRELDIESRTVRNFVTTHLRRARTSADNKRATFAENSAFGGELKGYFFGEREFVDLSQQIAEFISSELTKAEKAESTDVLVADFDDDEDARWFAVMLLGSKQAFMHEVGREEGEVRNDIARHYAILPNPSQKVPSYAIVRASTMEIGYVDKKRKIAGEDRMLIPDGLLQCDTGVSGKEVIDTVTRVVEEVAEEHGANTAVALAKVKAAVAEKVEDDEELPPWDIVDEVFEDEPVIKESVRAALTEEKVPERVPVERKQVERAAVRNHKIRTDTGIEISFPAEMGSNSEYIEFVNEPNGLISIELKNIGSIENR, from the coding sequence ATGAAAATCAATCACGCGATTCTGCATATCCTGGACTTTGACTCTGCCGTCAACGTTATGAGCCAGCGCGAGCTCGATATCGAGAGCCGTACCGTGCGCAACTTCGTGACCACGCATCTGCGCCGCGCACGTACCTCGGCCGACAATAAACGCGCCACGTTTGCCGAGAACTCTGCGTTTGGCGGCGAGCTCAAGGGCTATTTCTTTGGCGAGCGCGAGTTCGTGGACCTGTCGCAGCAGATTGCGGAGTTTATCTCCTCCGAGCTCACCAAAGCCGAGAAAGCCGAGTCAACCGACGTGCTCGTGGCCGATTTTGACGACGATGAGGATGCCCGCTGGTTTGCCGTGATGCTGCTGGGCTCCAAGCAGGCTTTTATGCACGAGGTGGGCCGCGAGGAGGGGGAGGTGCGCAACGACATCGCGCGCCACTACGCTATTCTGCCGAACCCTTCGCAAAAGGTGCCGAGCTATGCCATCGTGCGCGCGAGCACCATGGAGATCGGCTACGTGGACAAGAAGCGCAAGATTGCCGGCGAGGACCGTATGCTCATTCCCGATGGCCTGCTGCAGTGCGACACGGGCGTGTCGGGCAAGGAGGTCATCGACACCGTGACGCGTGTGGTCGAGGAAGTCGCCGAGGAGCACGGCGCCAACACGGCCGTGGCGCTCGCCAAGGTTAAGGCCGCTGTGGCCGAGAAGGTTGAGGATGACGAGGAGCTGCCGCCTTGGGATATCGTCGATGAGGTCTTTGAGGACGAGCCGGTCATCAAGGAAAGCGTGCGCGCGGCGCTGACCGAGGAGAAGGTTCCCGAGCGCGTGCCCGTGGAACGCAAGCAGGTCGAGCGCGCAGCCGTGCGCAATCATAAGATTCGTACCGACACGGGTATCGAGATCAGCTTCCCGGCCGAGATGGGTTCGAACTCCGAGTACATCGAGTTCGTTAACGAGCCCAACGGCCTCATCTCCATCGAGCTCAAGAATATCGGCAGCATCGAGAACCGATAA
- the dapD gene encoding 2,3,4,5-tetrahydropyridine-2,6-dicarboxylate N-acetyltransferase, with amino-acid sequence MSNAAEMDAQEIINYIATAPKKTPVKLYVREKPDMEVQWGDAHIYGDCHGKTVFGDWDELKAILDANADSIDYYDVENDCRNSAVPMLDLKGINARIEPGAIIRDRVEIGDRAVIMMGAIINIGSVIGEGSMIDMGAVLGGRATVGKNCHIGAGTVLAGVVEPASATPVIIEDDVMIGANAVVLEGVRVGKGAVVAAGAVCVEDVPAGAVVAGVPARVIKMRDEKTDSKTGLEEGLRQL; translated from the coding sequence ATGAGCAATGCAGCCGAGATGGATGCACAGGAGATTATCAACTACATCGCCACCGCGCCCAAGAAAACGCCCGTCAAGCTGTACGTGCGCGAAAAGCCCGATATGGAGGTCCAGTGGGGCGACGCGCACATCTACGGCGATTGCCACGGCAAGACCGTCTTTGGCGACTGGGATGAGCTCAAGGCAATCCTCGACGCCAACGCCGACTCCATCGACTACTACGACGTAGAGAACGACTGTCGCAACTCTGCCGTGCCCATGCTCGACCTCAAGGGCATCAACGCCCGCATCGAGCCGGGCGCGATCATCCGTGACCGCGTCGAGATCGGCGATCGCGCCGTCATCATGATGGGTGCCATCATCAACATCGGCTCCGTCATTGGCGAAGGCTCCATGATCGACATGGGCGCCGTGCTGGGCGGCCGCGCCACCGTGGGTAAGAACTGCCACATCGGCGCCGGCACCGTACTGGCAGGCGTCGTGGAGCCCGCGAGCGCCACGCCCGTCATCATCGAAGACGACGTCATGATCGGCGCCAACGCCGTGGTCCTGGAGGGCGTGCGCGTGGGCAAGGGCGCTGTCGTTGCCGCCGGCGCCGTGTGCGTCGAGGATGTCCCCGCCGGTGCCGTCGTGGCCGGTGTCCCCGCCCGCGTCATCAAGATGCGCGACGAGAAGACCGACAGCAAGACCGGCCTCGAAGAGGGCTTACGTCAACTGTAG